In one window of Synergistaceae bacterium DNA:
- a CDS encoding Lrp/AsnC family transcriptional regulator: protein MLSGKLLDDIGRQIIRILQEDGRISFNELGRRVGLSSPAVAERVRRMEEAGIILGYRAIVNQSRVGYPIMAFIRLAIPVALLPKADELANAIPEVLECHHLTGSDGVILKVVVSSVGHLEDVISKMGSCGMTTTAIVLSSPVAGRPIDPIKLVGGSSFA, encoded by the coding sequence ATGTTAAGTGGAAAATTGCTTGACGATATTGGAAGACAGATTATAAGAATACTCCAAGAGGATGGAAGAATTTCCTTTAACGAACTGGGCAGGCGCGTCGGGCTTTCTTCGCCTGCGGTCGCGGAGCGTGTCCGACGGATGGAGGAGGCCGGAATAATTTTAGGTTATAGGGCAATAGTCAATCAGTCCCGCGTCGGCTATCCGATTATGGCGTTTATAAGGCTTGCGATCCCTGTGGCGCTTCTTCCCAAGGCTGATGAACTTGCAAACGCCATACCGGAAGTGCTTGAATGTCATCACCTCACCGGCAGCGACGGTGTAATACTGAAGGTAGTCGTATCATCCGTAGGGCACCTCGAAGATGTCATCAGCAAGATGGGAAGCTGCGGCATGACGACAACGGCTATCGTGCTCTCATCTCCGGTGGCTGGAAGGCCAATAGACCCGATCAAACTTGTAGGCGGCAGTTCTTTTGCCTAG